From the Silurus meridionalis isolate SWU-2019-XX chromosome 5, ASM1480568v1, whole genome shotgun sequence genome, one window contains:
- the ndufc1 gene encoding NADH dehydrogenase [ubiquinone] 1 subunit C1, mitochondrial, whose translation MSASRLLLQTAAFSKIVSRNAFTAVKPDPSRPNMLRVGLAFGTTALLWAMLFRQNQSDVQVYKERNGLES comes from the exons ATGTCTGCCAGTCGGTTATTACTGCAAACTGCAGCTTTCAGTAAAA tTGTGAGCAGAAATGCTTTCACTGCAGTCAAACCAGATCCGTCCAGACCCAACATGCTGCGAGTGGGTCTTGCCTTCGGGACCACAGCGCTCCTGTGGGCGATG CTCTTCAGACAGAACCAGAGCGACGTGCAGGTCTACAAAGAACGAAACGGACTGGAGTCGTAA
- the mgarpa gene encoding protein MGARP, which translates to MNLCRALQRFSPLTRNSMTHRVILHRDVVPRRLMSSVPGSSGENLIFVVICGGAFAAASTYAYRTVSTDSARFTDRITEIRARPKDEWKPKPWPPQSAEEASEVAEVESPADAEDAVEAAPAVIEVVAEAKNEKPSSVVETVAETVAVVVEEAGEEVAAVAHKVEKIAEEVEAAAKELESPALSVAEEATAEINETTVEEAPVTPAVEKVPESLIVAASEDQLSGEAQVVADVTTPDEATAPPAALEEPEPKHEFVVVVLEGAPKSEKKHKVLGVSPMVGRIIPALEDEEPAEQITGQAPPA; encoded by the exons atgaaTTTGTGCAGAGCTTTACAGAGGTTTTCTCCTCTGACCAGAAACTCCATGACACACCGGGTAATCCTGCACAGAGACG ttGTTCCTCGGAGGCTCATGTCATCGGTTCCTGGTAGTTCAGGAGAGAACCTGATTTTCGTGGTGATATGTGGCGGAGCCTTCGCTGCTGCTTCGACTTAC GCGTACAGGACCGTATCCACGGACAGCGCCCGTTTTACCGACCGCATTACAGAGATCAGGGCACGACCCAAAGACGAGTGGAAACCCAAACCCTGGCCACCACAGA GTGCTGAGGAAGCATCAGAAGTTGCCGAGGTAGAGTCTCCAGCTGATGCAGAAGACGCAGTAGAGGCAGCACCGGCGGTCATAGAGGTCGTCGCTGAAGCTAAAAACGAGAAGCCGTCATCCGTGGTGGAGACGGTCGCCGAGACGGTTGCCGTCGTCGTCGAGGAGGCGGGCGAGGAGGTGGCGGCGGTGGCTCACAAGGTGGAGAAGATAGCAGAGGAAGTGGAGGCTGCAGCCAAGGAGCTGGAAAGTCCTGCACTTTCTGTCGCGGAGGAAGCAACTGCTGAGATCAACG AGACCACAGTTGAGGAGGCACCAGTTACCCCAGCTGTAGAGAAAGTCCCAGAGAGTTTGATTGTAGCAGCAAGTGAGGATCAGCTCTCAGGAGAAGCTCAGGTGGTGGCTGATGTGACTACTCCAGATGAAGCCACAGCACCCCCTGCTGCTCTGGAGGAGCCAGAGCCTAAGCATGAATTTGTGGTAGTGGTGTTGGAGGGAGCCCCCAAATCAGAAAAGAAGCACAAGGTTCTGGGTGTTTCTCCCATGGTTGGTAGGATTATCCCAGCTCTAGAGGATGAGGAACCAGCAGAACAGATAACAG GGCAAGCTCCACCTGCCTAA